The genomic window GTGCGCTCTCCGAGAACCACGGACACGGGCAGGTTCAACCGTTCCACGAAGGAGGCGTCGTCGGTTCCCACCCAGCCGCGCTGGACGGCCGCTTCATAGGCACTGGCAATGATATCCCGTCGGAACACCTGGGGAGTCTGCACCAACCAAATTTCCTCCCGGTTCAAGGTTTCGACCACGGTCCCGCCCTGGCCCCGCTTCACGGTATCGGTGGCGGGTACCGCCGCGATGGCCGCTCCCGTACGTTGAGCCGTCTTCCAGGCGGCTTCGAGGAGCGCGGACGAAACGAAAGGCCGAACCCCGTCGTGGATGAGCACCCAACCGCATTCATCCGGGAGGCTTCGCAGACCGTTGAGCACGCTGTCCTGCCTCTCGGCCCCGCCGGCCACGACCGTGACGGAAGGATGACCGCATACCAGGCCGCGCGCCTCATCCTGGAAGTCCTCCGGAACCAGGAGATAGGTCTGCGCGAGGAACGGCGCGGCGGCAAGGGCATCCAGCGTGTGGAGCAGGATGGACCGGCCGGCGATCTCCAGGAACTGCTTGGGCCTGTCTCTTCCCATCCTCAAGCCGCGTCCGGCCGCGGGGACAATTGCACATGTCGTCGACATACGAAATCCGTGAAGAAAAAAAGGAATTTGGAGCAGCCCATAAGCCGGGTTCTGTTCCCCTCGAACGCCCGCAGGCGACGAAAGGCAATGATCATTCCTCTAGTCCCGCCGTTGCCGGCGGGATCAAGCAACCTACCCGAGAGCCTCGGACGGGCAGCCCTCAAACGCTCTCCTATTCGGTCTTGCTCCGGGTGGGGCTTGCCTAGCTCCCGATGTCACCATCGGGACTGGTGAGCTCTTACCTCACCGTTTCACCCTTACCCTGCGCAATGCAGGGCGGTTTGCTTTCTGTGGCGCTATCCTCCCCGTCACCGGGACTGGGCGTTACCCAGCACCCTGCCCTGTGGAGCCCGGACTTTCCTCCGATCCCGTACGGAACCGGCGATCATTTGTGCTACTCCAAATTCCCAATTTATCAGTTAATCATATATTCGTAATGATGGCAATTTCGTGCCGCCGTTCACGGGTCCAAATAACAGAGCCGGGGCGATATTGCAACACTGAAGCGCACCCGGAACCGTTTCGGCGGTTCCGTTCCTTGTTCGTGCAGACGGGCCCGGGCGGGCTCAGTCCGGCAGGCCGAGCGCCCGTTGCGCATCCCGCGTCAGATTGTTCAGCGATGCCTCGAGCTCCAGGCGCAATTCCTCGAGACGCTCCGGGCTGACATCCCTCTGAACGATCAGCGGCGGGCCGAAAGCCGCCACGATGCGTGCAAAAGGCTTCGGAAGAACCGTGCGGTCCCAGCTCCGGAACCGCCAGCAGGGTCTGGCCGCGATGCTGACGGGCAGGATCGGCGCTCCGGAGTACCGGGCGAGCAGGAGGATGCCTTTTTGGGCGATCCGTGGCGGTCCCTGCGAGCCGTCGGCGATGAATCCGCCGCCGTAGGATGACTGCAACGCATCGATAAGACCCTTGAGGGCAGCGCCGCCGCCCTTGCCGGGCGACCCCCGGAAACACCGCATTCCGAGACGCTCGGCCACTCGTGCCGCAAGCTCGCCATCCCTGCTTCGACTCGCCATGGTCACCACGTTCAGGTCCCTGTAGTGATAGACCACCGTGGGAAAGGCGAAGTGCCAGCAGGTGGCGATTCCCGGCCCCGGCAACCCCTTCACGAAATCTTCATGTTCCCGGCCGAGAGTGGTAATATGGCAGGTACGGTAAAGAAATCGCAGCATGGCGGCTATGAGCGCCGGCAGGAAAGGCAGCTTCCCGACAACGTCGATGCGGGAACGCCCGCCTCCACCGGGCCGGTGTCGTTTATCACGGCTCATGAGATTCACCCTCGTCGATCCGAAAGGAAACGTTGCAATGCAGAAACGCAACATAGCATTGATCGGCTTCCGCGCAACAGGGAAAAGCACCGTCGGGAGGCTCCTGGCCGGGGAGTTGGGCTTCACCTTCATCGACATGGACCGGCACCTGACCGGAACCTTCGGTCGCGACATCCAATGCTGGGTGCGTACCCATGGCTGGAAATCATTCCGGGACGAAGAATCCAGGCTTCTCAAGGCGCTTGCCGGCGGCGCCGACCTCGTGGTGGCCACGGGCGGCGGAATTATCCTGGACCCGGCCAATTGCGAAACCCTCCGGGCGCACTTTGTCGTCGTCTGGCTGACGGCCTCCAGGGAAACCATTCTCGAACGTCTCGCGCGGGACCCCAATACCATCCATGACCGTCCCCCCCTGACCGATCTGTCCCCTGCCCTGGAGGTGGAACAACTCCTCGAGGAACGATCTCCTCTCTACGCCCGGACGGCGGACCTCACCCTTTCCACCGATCTCCTCGCGCCGCCGGATGTAGTGTCCGCCATCGCGAGATTCGTTTCCACCTGATTTTCCACAAGAGATGCCCCCGCTCTCCCCGTTCGCTTCCCCAACCTGTACCGATGCCTCCTCAAGCGCCCGACAGACCCGCCCCCTCTTTGCCATTCCCGCCCACAAGCGGAAGCCGCAAATCCTCACTGGATTGCCAAGCCTCCGTGGTCATCCCCTGAAACCGCCATAGCCCATCGACTCGCGACAACAGACACAAGTCATCTGCATCAATCCAGTCAAGATCTGGCCCCAGATGGACGCCATGCACAGCAACAGAGTCCGGCACTTCATTAATATTCGTTCACAAATCGGAATGAATCTCCAAATTAGCATGAAAAATGAAACCGTGATGTGGCATGACATTTTCTCGAAATCGCCATGATGCGTGATCCCGCGCTGAAGCCCGGACATCGTCAGATTCATTTCAGCCAGTCTGAATTCCGGACAGGCTCTATGGAGCACGTATTTCACATGGATGCCGACACTGTCTATTTTAAGAATCAGGCATTCCATTGTTTTCTCGATTCACTGAAATATCGCTCAATTTTGAATCCAATGTGAAGTGAGACAACCGTCATCGTAATGTCTGTACAATGCTGGTATTCCTTGACTGTTTTGGCTGATTCGCCGAATTTTTTCGATCGGACTTGGAGCCTGTTTTTGAGCGTAAAGATTAAATATTTTTAAGTTTAGAGTATTAAAAGTTTTCCGATTGATAAGCAGATACGTATATCTCTATAATCCATAACTCACAAACCGAAGGGATGGAGAAATCATGTGCAAAAAAATCGCAGTAATAGGCTTGATGATCATCTGTGTCTCACTGGTGGCGCCCCTGTCCTATGCGCAGGAATTGAAGATAGGGGTTTTGGCCAACCGTGGGGCAGCCAGAGCGCTACGCGAATGGAACGCCACGGCCGAACACCTTACAGCCGCCATCGGCAAGCCTTTCGTCATTCTCCCCTTGACTTACGAGCAACTTCCCGAATGGA from Syntrophobacter fumaroxidans MPOB includes these protein-coding regions:
- the ispD gene encoding 2-C-methyl-D-erythritol 4-phosphate cytidylyltransferase, yielding MSTTCAIVPAAGRGLRMGRDRPKQFLEIAGRSILLHTLDALAAAPFLAQTYLLVPEDFQDEARGLVCGHPSVTVVAGGAERQDSVLNGLRSLPDECGWVLIHDGVRPFVSSALLEAAWKTAQRTGAAIAAVPATDTVKRGQGGTVVETLNREEIWLVQTPQVFRRDIIASAYEAAVQRGWVGTDDASFVERLNLPVSVVLGERTNVKVTTPEDLDWAQWFLLRSGGLAGRISGRE
- a CDS encoding lysophospholipid acyltransferase family protein; the encoded protein is MSRDKRHRPGGGGRSRIDVVGKLPFLPALIAAMLRFLYRTCHITTLGREHEDFVKGLPGPGIATCWHFAFPTVVYHYRDLNVVTMASRSRDGELAARVAERLGMRCFRGSPGKGGGAALKGLIDALQSSYGGGFIADGSQGPPRIAQKGILLLARYSGAPILPVSIAARPCWRFRSWDRTVLPKPFARIVAAFGPPLIVQRDVSPERLEELRLELEASLNNLTRDAQRALGLPD
- a CDS encoding shikimate kinase — encoded protein: MQKRNIALIGFRATGKSTVGRLLAGELGFTFIDMDRHLTGTFGRDIQCWVRTHGWKSFRDEESRLLKALAGGADLVVATGGGIILDPANCETLRAHFVVVWLTASRETILERLARDPNTIHDRPPLTDLSPALEVEQLLEERSPLYARTADLTLSTDLLAPPDVVSAIARFVST